The window AGTATCTTAAACTATGAGCACGGGACCTCCTGTAATATGATGTTTGGCCAAAGGATGATtccaaagaaaaacaaaaggagaaaTAGAAAAATCAAAGAATTATGAGTTTATGCTATGCACAATTGTTGCATGAAATTTCAGTGACTTTTCCTGTTTAGTTTGTTGCGTTGACTGGATGCTTTTGCAGCGGGTTCTTATATAGgaaaagatattttatgaaattcaTTTGTTTGGTATTCTCCATTTTTTTGGATCTCTTCAAAGATTAATTTCTGCTTTTATCTTCTAGGTCTGTTAACTTCAAATTTGTTCCTGAGCCAGTTTTTGTGTCAAAAGGATTTGCACTTTCTTTGCTGCTCGCTCATCTGGTGTTACTTACTGCCTTTGCTCATTATCGATGGTGCAAGTAAGTTATGGAAGCATGTGTTCTCTTCTTTTTGCTCATTCATgaacatttttttatcaagATGAGAGATAGTCCCATTTCGCTGCTGAAAAGGTAATTAGACCTCAACACAGTCATATGATAATTACCTACCCTGCACAGAGGCGGTCACATGGAATAAGTGTTAGCAAGATGGAGTCATGCGTTTCTAAGTGGAAGGTGTACAATGGAGGAAAGCATACAGCACGAAAAAAACGATTTGGCTTCTTGTACTTGGATTTATGAAGGCCGTTCTTGTTGCTTGCAGGCATGAAGGAGGACTTCTGAATTTCGTGCTCTCGATATTTGAATCTCTAAAACTCAGATTTGCACTTACAAGCTCACACTCTTTTCCCAAATCTCATGGTGGCAGCTCCAAGATACTCAAGAAAGAATGTAATGCCTGAAACTGATCATAAAATCTCTCATTTATATATCCTCTCTCCAACTGCTCTCTTTCGTCTTTTGCTCTATATTCTCTTTTGACTAGATACTGATCCTCACATATGATACATGTCAGATATCGTGTCAACTATGTTTGCTGGAAACTTTATTGGTATTCTATGTGCTCGGTCACTGCATTACCAGTTTTACTCATGGTAATTAAGCTCTCTTTGTGGTATACCTTTACCAGTTGAAGTACATCTGCAGAAGATTTCTTATGGTGTATATCTTGACTCAGTCGCATGATAAACATTTGATCTGGCACAGGTACTTTTATAGTCTTCCTTATTTGCTATGGAGAGCACCTTTTCCGACATTATTACGGTATGCATCAGTAATTATGCTTCTCTCGGGATCACTAGTTTGTGCTGCATTCGTGTAAAACCAAGTCAGGAGATAAGCCCTTGCCTTTCTTGCGTATTGCAGTATAATATTGTTCTTCGGGGTGGAGCTGTGCTGGAACATCTACCCATCAAACTTCTACTCGTCCCTCGTGCTTCTTGGTCTCCACTTGCTTTTGTTGTGGGGCATTTGGCATGCCCCACCAGAATATCCTTATGCGGACGACAAATCATCAATGCAAGACAAAGATGAATGAACTGGTTTGATTTTGCTACTCTTTGATCTTCATCATGTGTCGTAGTTTTCCTTTATTCCATGTAGTCCATAACATATGTATGGCAGATCAGGACCAGAGAAAAGAATGCGGAATCTGAGTTCGCTGCTTGTTTTTTAGgtcctctttctttcttttaatagAATTAACAAATCAGACTTGATTTCCTATTCAATCTGAGCGGTTCCTCTTATGTTGTGTTCTAGGCTTTAGTTCAGGGGAATACCTTTTGTGCTTGGTGTTTCAGTTGTAGGTTTTCTCATCGAGTTAGGAGAAACCAGAAAAAGattatgtaaaaaatgtaGGTACTGAGTGAGGTGTATTATCCGCTAGTTCTGCGTATTTTCGGTTTGATTAGAGGCAATCTCTAGGAATTTTTGTTTTCACAGAATTAAGATTCGAACTTGAGATCTCTCTCCTGTTTGAGATATTATGCTTTCCTCTGATTATTTCGACAAGATGACAcgggaatggaatggaatagATACAAATTATAGTCTATTCCCTTCCAGAGGCATTTCAATCCGAATCACTCTCTCCCTGGATCCCTCCATTTAGAAGAAGTGCCAAAATAGTATTTCAAGTTGAAGAAAATGAGACTCCACGTAATGTCTGAGCATTTTGTTACGGCTGGTTCACACTCACATTGGATCGATACAATATATACGCCCGTGCAAATAGTTTACCCAAATACAAGCAGAATACGTACAACCTTTGCTTATCATCTTAGCTTCGACATTGGGACAGGGTTGTGCATGCGTGTATGTAGGGATTGGCTTCGGCCCCAGGCCGGCAGTTGTAGTATGAGGCTCCCCTCCGGGAGCATGGGACCGAGTTGCTTCTCAGGGCTTGGTAGCTGATGAACTGGGAAGTTGCGAGGATCCGTCGGCTAATCTTAGAGTCCATGATTCCAAACTCATTCTCTGCCAGGCACTCCTCGACCGAGCTTGCATTCTGGCCCTTCGTGGTTGGGACCCACCTGCCTGCAAACGGGGCGTTGCCTGCATCCGATATTGAGATGGTTAGGGCTGTGAGGAGGAGAAGGACaagggatacgaggaaagatgAAAATGTTGCCATGTTTCTTGTTGAAGCAATGTTTTTGGAGGTGGAAGCGAGAGTGGTCTCTTTGGTTTATTTCTGGTTGACAGTTGGggtatttatatattgatgaGGCACTTCTTATAATTCAGTTTAAGCATTTTAGTTCATATGATATGACATTGAATTTCCCCTAATTAACTAAAATGCCACTTGACATCATACCATCGTGAGCATGCAGGTCTCAGGTTATATTCACCGAGAAAGGTTATGACATAGTAAGGTGTTTTAATTACCTCATTTGTTCACTCGATAATAGTAGGCTATATCAAAGTCCGTGTATAGGGGAGCAAGGTATCACCCCCACCGGAAAAAAATTGTGACTTTGATAACATTTTGACAAATAGGGCATGCATAGACTATACAGATTGTCACGGTTTTTTGAAGGCTCAATAATTTGATCATTACAAGATTCAATCTAAAAGCTCAATTTTATCGCAATAAAGTTAAGTGAGAATTGATCAGTCGATCTTAAACATGATGAGTGCAATTCTCTGCGTCCAAATTAGGGATCATGGGTGGTTGTAGTTTGCATGTATCTAAGAAGTCCGTCTGCTCGGCTTGACTCGATTAATGCAAGAGAAGTTTTCCAAGTTTAGTTTAATGTCTTGGAGGAATGTGGATACGATAAACCAAAGCCACTCGGTAGTTATGTAATTATGCTGGAAGTGGAGGGTTTTAAGAAAGAGAATTTACTGCTCCAGGATAGGCCCGTGagcataatataattaaataaaattttaatatttaaataaataaataaagatagTCTCATAGAGAATCGAGTTTAGAACCTCTTGATTACTAGAAGAGGACGTGTACTACTGTGtcacaaatttttttcttttaaggaGAATTTCACTAGACTAATTTACGACATATTCTCTCTCGTCTCTTGCCGGCAATTCCCTTCTAAGGAAACACAATCCATGGAACGGTGCGAATTGTCAAATCCATAAGATCAAGGAGATGAAAGgaaatttagaaaaagaaaaaaaaattatctccTCGTAATGGCATGGATCTAATGGAGAGAAAGCGGTGTAGCGCAGTAATATTAACACTCTTTTAATATTTAgagattttatattaaattttcaacagTAAAATTCTcgtacaattttatttttatttttttacatctTTTTACTAGATTTGtaacgaaaaaaagaaaaagaaaaagagagagagaggctcgGGCTTCAATTTCTTCGTAATGGCATGGCTCTAATGGAGAGAATAGCGCAGTAATATTAATACTCTTAgagattttatattaaattatcaacAGTAAAATTTCTcgtacaattttatttttatttttttacatctTTTTACTAGCTTTGTAATggacaagagagagagagagagactcgGGGCTTCAATTTCTTCCAGTGAACCTCCCCCTGTCACCAGTTCAATGACCGCTTTGGAAATTCAAAGGAAGTTGGATTGCCGTGGGgaaagttaaaagaaaaaaagagggagACTGTAAATGTGACTTACTTTCTTCATTACCTAACCAAAGTTACATTTATTCATCACAAAAGGACAAGAGATCACGAGGATTGACATTTCTACTCATTCGTAATTTGACTAGCCACAAGCAATTTCAATCTCCAAACCCTCTTACCTATTTAGGCAATTATATTATGTGTATATAAAGAGAGATATTAGCTAAGGTTGAAGCTACCCTTAAGTTACAATATATTACAGGCTTTGTCCTTGTTCGATTTTGCGCTCAATTCATCATTTTTGCATCGTTACGAGATTTTCCTACTCAGACATTCACGATTGTATATGAATGAATTTCATCATCGTATGAAATACTTCTTTTGCTTAGTATTATGAAAAACTTGCATGCACAAAGCATTTGCTTGTTACGGTTTCACCCACCCATGTCATTTAAGCACATATAtgttttggattaataaaaaTGGGTTTGAGAAGGTATTACCTTCTGTTTTCCATAcgcaaaaataataaaaacacgatataatattatttatatatgcacaaaagagagaaaagtgCTACTTATATGAAAGTCCCACGAAAATAAAAGAGTTATTTGATAAAAGAGGCGTAGAACAGTGACACACGTTTTCActtaataataaaagattttCAGTTCGATACTTGTGGGCGAGACTTCTCGTATCTctttgtcaatttttgttttttgtgtTAGaacttgtaaaaaaaaaatatttaccttaTATTGTTTAATTACTATAACATGATTCATGCCTCTCAGTCTTGTGTGCCTATCTCCATGATGAATGCTTTGCCCGTGACACACCACCAACCATcccattttctttaattttaaggGGTAGTTGAGGTCTATAATATGTATATCCGGCCCAGGAGCCGTATTGAGAAATGTTTCCAGCCAGTCCTTACTTGCTTAATGTTTTCCATACACATTCGATAATACGGCACCAATCTTTAACATCTGCCTCCACACATAGCGCCAACATCGTAATTCATCAGTACAAGCACAAAATGTGAAATTGAGGATTCACAAGAATATTAATAGGCCGAACATACACCGGATATTTTGTATGTTTGCTTTATAATATGTACTAGATTTGACCTAAGAAAAAGAACATACACTAGATGATAAGATTAGACAAAATTTGACAGATAGGATTATTGACAAAATATACTTGCTTTGTTAttggaaataaaattatacaaGATCATTCAATCGATGTTTTTGGTCAAGACCAACCGGGGAGTTTTAAAGGTCAAGATTTATAGTAAGTTGATCCTCCACCTTATTCCCAAGATCACCGTCAAACCATATTTGGAGGACTTGCCAATATCTTGCTTAAGAGGAGAAAGAACAAAGATTAACATATTAATCGATAGATATACGAATGATGATTATGATTAGAGTTTATTGAGGTTGATTGACTGCTTAGTTCTGATCGATTTCCTAATGAATTTCGATAACTTTGCTGATGGTTGACAGAGGCTCATATGATTATTTACACATTTGTTTTTATCTTGGGTAGGTAAAAGaaagattatatattattcaaatCTTATTCTTGTGAATTCGAGCATGGAACTATCAGTCGCTCCTCATAAATATTGTTCGGCGATATTTGTTCGACCAGCTAGGGTTATTGGCCAATTAGTCAAAAAGCTTGCCCTCCTAAATATCCTACACAACACGAATTCAGCTTACACACATTATCACACGCACTCATTAATGagccaaataaaaaaaaaatcttagtAGTAAGGATTAAGTTTTTCTTTATAGCAGAACTTACGAATTAATATGTGCATGTAGTACTGCCCTAAGTATCATGTACCTACACTTGATCAATTAATCCAACGCTTTTGGCTTCCGTTTGCAAGCCATGAGGTCGTTCGAGAACTCAAATTCTTCCTACCTGAGAAGCAGCTTCTCAGGAAGAATCTTGAGAAGAGCAAGAACTGAAGAGGTGATCTTGAGAACCCTATAGACCCGCAAGACATCAATGGCATCTTGATGGAGTTGACCGTTGGGGATCACTATCCTCTAAACATGCTCGAGGGAACATGTTTCCTTAATAGCCAAAGGGGAAGTAGCAACAACTAGTACTTCTATATGCATGTTGAGCCAGATGCACACTAATGCGGAGAAGCTGAAGTAGTGCACAGTTAGGAGGGCCAAATTTGGGTTTTGGATACAAGTCAAGGTTCCAATGGCAATAACCACTAGAAGAGGAAGAATGGCACTTGGCAGGAGGACCTACTTTATCTATGTCCTAAAAGAGTATGATTTCTTTaccacaaaataaataaataaaccggTCATCGTTCCAATGGACTATCTTCCTCTTTTAGTGGTTATTATCATCGAAGGCTTGCTTATCCGAAATCCGAATTTGTCCTTCCTCATCGTTCAACACGTAATCCAGTCCGCGTTCATGTGCGCTCGGGTTTGGCATGCAAAGAGAAGTAGAAgtggttactgctttcccttGGCATAAATGGAAACATGCTCCATTGAGCAATTCAAGAGGACAGTTTGCCCCGACGGCCTATGTTAAGATGTCGTCGACATCTtgcaaagatatatatatatatatatatatatataggattcTCAATATCAACTCTCTAGTTCTTGTTTTTCTTAGCAAGATACTTCTTAAGAAGCTGCATCTAGGATGGGAAGAGCATGACTCCTACAATGACCTCTCGGCTCCAAAAGGGAGCCGAAGGTCTTGGACAATGGATATAGTTTTGGGTGCTTCAAGCATCCATTAAAATAGGACTATAAGGGGAAATGCTAATGTAGTAAAAGATAGTAAGAGAGCTTTGTGAGAGGGTGAAGAGAGGACGAAGTTTGCTTGATAGATTGAGTAAATAAATTTAGTGTGATGGTGGGGGCCTTTTATAGTGCTAGGAAGTTGGATGATCTCTACTAAGGTAAGGAAATTCACCTGCCTTATATGTTTGTATTAGTTATTCGGCATGACTTTTGCATTCCTTTATTACTTAATATCGCATTAATGTATCAAAATTTGCATCAGAACTTAATTCGCACAAATCAAACTATGTAATTCGtgtaatttcaatattatttttgaagcacctctaaaaaagaaaattttaattcgtGTGTTGTGTTTGGACTTTATAGAGCAATAGATCTtgtttacattttattttatttatacttatttgatattatttg of the Punica granatum isolate Tunisia-2019 chromosome 6, ASM765513v2, whole genome shotgun sequence genome contains:
- the LOC116212183 gene encoding rapid alkalinization factor-like, encoding MATFSSFLVSLVLLLLTALTISISDAGNAPFAGRWVPTTKGQNASSVEECLAENEFGIMDSKISRRILATSQFISYQALRSNSVPCSRRGASYYNCRPGAEANPYIHACTTLSQCRS